A section of the Bryobacteraceae bacterium genome encodes:
- the serA gene encoding D-3-phosphoglycerate dehydrogenase, which yields MKILVAEPMSPAAIELLRRQPDFEVIESNPKEYEQHLADCEALLVRSAVKVKADTLAKAPKLRVIGRAGVGVDNVDLAAATAAGVLVMNTPGGNAVSVAEHTLALMLALARMIPEANASTRAGRWEKKKFLGNELRGKTLGIVGLGNIGQEVVRRARAFEMRIIASDPYVNPVTAADLGVELVPFERLAAEADYISLHVALTPETRNMINAETIARMKPGVRIINCARGELIDQDALNEALRSGRVAGAGLDVFSPEPLPEGHPLLSAPNLIATPHIAGSTEEAQEIVGIRIVEQLVEYLLHGVAINAVNMPAVAPEQYRAISPYIELAERLGRFAAFIGPENAQAVRLTYRGRIAELNTNLLRNAALAGVLSRSLAGRANLVNAMQLASQRNLAVTEAHQPRGGATDSIQVEIIAPAAATSVTGGVVMDKPRLLSIDGIPVEITLAGHLIYMRNIDVPGVIGHVGSVLGRNQINIANFSLGRQERPAAPGQPLEAVALVEVDTPASEPILAELRSHPAVRLAVTVEPGG from the coding sequence ATGAAGATTCTGGTGGCAGAACCGATGTCGCCGGCGGCGATCGAGCTGCTGCGCCGCCAGCCGGACTTCGAGGTGATCGAGTCCAACCCGAAGGAGTACGAGCAGCACCTGGCAGACTGCGAAGCGCTGCTGGTGCGCAGCGCGGTGAAGGTGAAGGCGGACACGCTCGCCAAAGCCCCAAAGCTGCGCGTGATCGGGCGCGCGGGCGTCGGCGTGGACAACGTCGACCTGGCCGCCGCCACCGCCGCGGGCGTGCTGGTGATGAACACGCCGGGCGGCAATGCCGTCAGCGTGGCCGAGCACACGCTGGCGCTGATGCTGGCGCTGGCTCGGATGATCCCGGAGGCCAACGCGTCCACGCGCGCCGGCAGATGGGAGAAGAAGAAGTTCCTCGGCAACGAGCTCAGGGGCAAGACGCTGGGCATCGTCGGCCTGGGCAACATCGGGCAGGAGGTGGTGCGCCGCGCGCGCGCCTTTGAGATGCGCATCATCGCCTCTGACCCCTATGTGAACCCGGTGACCGCGGCCGATCTGGGCGTCGAGCTCGTGCCCTTCGAACGGCTGGCGGCCGAGGCCGACTACATCAGCCTGCACGTGGCGCTGACGCCCGAGACGCGCAACATGATCAACGCCGAAACGATCGCGCGGATGAAGCCGGGCGTCCGCATCATCAACTGCGCGCGCGGCGAGCTCATCGACCAGGACGCGCTGAACGAGGCGCTGCGCTCGGGCCGGGTGGCCGGCGCGGGGCTGGACGTCTTTTCGCCGGAGCCGCTGCCCGAGGGCCATCCGCTGCTGTCGGCGCCCAACCTGATCGCCACGCCGCACATCGCCGGCTCGACCGAGGAGGCGCAGGAGATCGTCGGCATCCGGATTGTCGAGCAACTGGTCGAATACCTGCTGCACGGCGTCGCCATCAACGCGGTGAACATGCCGGCGGTCGCGCCGGAGCAGTACCGCGCCATCAGCCCCTACATCGAGCTGGCCGAACGGCTGGGCCGCTTCGCCGCGTTCATCGGGCCAGAGAATGCGCAGGCGGTGCGCCTCACCTACCGCGGCCGGATCGCCGAGCTGAACACGAACCTGCTGCGCAATGCGGCGCTGGCCGGCGTGCTGAGCCGGAGCCTCGCCGGCCGGGCCAACCTGGTCAATGCGATGCAGCTTGCCTCCCAGCGCAACCTGGCTGTCACTGAGGCGCATCAGCCGCGGGGCGGCGCCACGGACTCAATCCAGGTCGAGATCATCGCGCCGGCGGCGGCTACGTCGGTCACCGGCGGCGTGGTGATGGACAAGCCGCGCCTGCTGTCGATTGATGGCATCCCGGTGGAGATCACGCTGGCCGGGCATCTGATCTACATGCGGAACATCGACGTGCCCGGCGTCATCGGTCATGTGGGCAGCGTGCTGGGGCGCAACCAGATCAATATCGCGAACTTTTCGCTCGGCCGGCAGGAAAGGCCCGCGGCGCCGGGCCAGCCGCTGGAGGCGGTGGCGCTGGTCGAGGTGGACACGCCGGCCAGCGAGCCGATTCTCGCCGAGCTGCGCAGTCATCCGGCGGTGCGGCTGGCGGTGACGGTGGAGCCGGGTGGCTGA
- a CDS encoding glucokinase — MRVVAGVDLGGNAVNYTFLTADEKFLIESLCEYPSKSKEGPAVCLQQILDGLQVAMRQAGVSMDDIAVVGLDTPGPASADGVLSARGSTNFVHPDWAGYDIRAGLEAKAGRPVIYLNDGNAGALWGHFNLFGAHSNATSISAIIGTGLGGGVIIGQLVVKGRKGFGGELGHVLIPYQSIPFLDGIRPRCNCGRTGDLESLCSLTAIEVNYLPYFRAKYPDHELYRMGDLHQAAKLVRGMAEKGDPLCREIFRGQAHALGLFFDEMINTFDPDALIVGGGAIETGPAFQQWFLAEIRAGMPEQREEQADIPIHIMPNGDTAGARGAAIEALRVARERGLL, encoded by the coding sequence ATGCGCGTCGTCGCGGGAGTTGATCTGGGCGGCAATGCCGTCAATTACACGTTTCTCACAGCGGACGAGAAGTTCCTGATCGAGTCGCTGTGCGAGTATCCGTCGAAGTCGAAGGAGGGGCCGGCGGTCTGCCTTCAGCAGATTCTGGATGGCTTGCAGGTGGCGATGCGGCAGGCCGGGGTGTCGATGGACGACATCGCGGTGGTCGGGCTGGACACGCCCGGGCCGGCCAGCGCCGATGGCGTGCTCAGCGCGCGCGGATCCACCAATTTCGTTCACCCGGACTGGGCGGGTTATGACATCCGGGCTGGCCTGGAAGCGAAGGCCGGCAGGCCGGTGATCTATCTGAACGACGGCAACGCGGGCGCTCTGTGGGGGCACTTCAACCTGTTCGGCGCGCATTCGAACGCGACCTCGATTTCGGCGATCATCGGCACCGGACTCGGCGGCGGGGTCATCATCGGCCAACTGGTGGTAAAGGGCCGCAAGGGGTTCGGCGGCGAGCTGGGCCACGTGCTGATCCCCTATCAGAGCATCCCGTTTCTGGACGGGATCCGGCCGCGGTGCAACTGCGGACGGACGGGCGATCTGGAGTCGCTGTGCTCGCTGACGGCCATCGAAGTGAACTACCTGCCGTACTTCCGGGCGAAGTATCCGGACCATGAGCTATACCGGATGGGCGATCTGCATCAGGCGGCGAAGCTGGTGCGCGGGATGGCCGAGAAAGGCGACCCGCTGTGCCGCGAGATCTTCCGCGGGCAGGCGCACGCGCTCGGGCTGTTTTTCGATGAGATGATCAACACGTTCGACCCGGACGCGCTCATCGTCGGCGGCGGGGCCATCGAAACCGGCCCCGCGTTCCAGCAGTGGTTCCTGGCCGAGATCCGCGCCGGCATGCCGGAGCAGCGGGAGGAGCAGGCCGACATTCCGATCCACATCATGCCGAACGGCGACACGGCCGGAGCGCGCGGCGCCGCCATTGAAGCGCTGCGGGTGGCGCGCGAACGCGGATTGCTGTAA
- the rsmI gene encoding ribosomal RNA small subunit methyltransferase I: protein MAGTLYVVATPIGNLADITHRAVDVLRSVAWIACEDTRQTRKLLERYGIEARLLSYHEHNEEQRSGELLERLEAGDDIALVSDAGTPLVSDPGYRLVRRAVERGIRVVPVPGPAAFLAALSASGLETDSFYFGGFLPRKRSERVRLLETLAPLPCTLIFYEAPHRILQTLADLEAAMPSRPVVIARELTKLHEEFLRGTARELREQLERRGSIKGEMTLLAGRPREGESPAAPPGLGREGESSSGPQRPLDAHQIRGEIARLQQQEGLPRMEAIKRLARSLGLGKREIYRLIQG, encoded by the coding sequence GTGGCCGGAACCCTGTATGTGGTGGCAACGCCCATCGGCAACCTGGCGGACATCACACACCGTGCCGTGGACGTGCTCCGCAGCGTGGCCTGGATCGCCTGCGAGGACACGCGTCAAACGAGGAAACTGCTCGAGCGGTATGGCATCGAAGCTCGCCTGCTGAGCTACCACGAACACAACGAAGAGCAGCGCAGCGGCGAACTGCTGGAGCGGCTGGAAGCGGGCGACGACATCGCGCTCGTCTCCGATGCGGGCACGCCGCTCGTCTCCGATCCCGGTTACCGGCTGGTGCGCCGCGCCGTCGAACGCGGCATCCGCGTGGTTCCGGTGCCTGGGCCGGCCGCTTTCCTGGCCGCCCTTTCGGCCTCAGGGCTGGAGACGGACAGCTTCTATTTCGGCGGATTTCTGCCCCGCAAGCGCAGCGAACGCGTCCGGCTTCTGGAGACTCTGGCGCCGCTGCCCTGCACGCTCATCTTCTACGAGGCACCGCACCGCATCCTGCAAACACTGGCCGATCTGGAAGCGGCCATGCCTTCGCGCCCGGTCGTGATCGCAAGGGAACTCACCAAGCTCCATGAGGAGTTCCTGCGCGGCACGGCCCGCGAACTCCGCGAACAGCTCGAACGGAGGGGATCCATCAAGGGGGAGATGACGCTGCTGGCAGGCCGGCCGCGCGAAGGGGAAAGCCCGGCCGCGCCCCCCGGCCTGGGCCGCGAGGGGGAAAGCTCAAGCGGCCCTCAACGTCCCCTTGACGCGCACCAGATCCGCGGCGAGATCGCCCGGCTTCAGCAGCAGGAAGGTCTGCCGCGCATGGAAGCCATCAAGCGCCTGGCACGCAGTTTGGGCCTCGGTAAAAGAGAAATTTACCGCCTGATCCAGGGCTAG
- a CDS encoding ABC transporter has protein sequence MPGNRFQESIYHHVHPIRRLQAWIRLESEDAWVVVIYTAAIGLISLVVPVAVQAVVNTVAFGTLLQPLAVLTILVLLGLLAVAWLNAYRQYVVEMIQRRIFARLAGDVADKLVRVEPRFFDRYHGPELVNRFLEVVTVQKSGAALLLDGLTVVVQTLIGMILLAVYHPFLLAFDVLLLLSLLTVLFPMGAGAIPTAVKESKAKYALLAWLEELARHQIAVKSRAGLVLALERTNELAKDYLHHRGAHFRILLRQIVGTYALQAFASATLLGVGGWLVIDRQMTLGQLVAAELVVALVTSGITKFGKHLEQFYDLMASLDKLGYLTDLPAEREGGEPLPRRSGAAEVRLVNATIHAGDSRVLVERVSLTAESGARIGLLGATGSGKSTLLDVLYGLRTPAEGHVEIDGADYRELRLDDVRDQIALVREPQIFEGSVLENLRLGKEELTAERARQALEEVGLLNHVLEMPEGIHSRLATGGAPLSAGQAIQLELARALAHEPRVLVLDECLDWLEDLPERERLLNLVFGPRGRWTVIVASHNAEILARCDRVYEIRNRKVVEVRR, from the coding sequence ATGCCCGGAAACAGGTTTCAGGAATCGATCTACCATCATGTTCACCCGATCCGCCGATTACAGGCCTGGATCCGGCTGGAATCAGAAGACGCCTGGGTAGTGGTGATTTACACCGCCGCCATTGGCCTGATTTCGCTGGTGGTGCCGGTGGCCGTGCAGGCAGTGGTCAATACCGTTGCTTTCGGCACCCTGCTCCAGCCGTTGGCGGTGCTCACCATCCTGGTATTGTTGGGCCTGCTGGCGGTGGCGTGGCTTAACGCCTATCGCCAGTATGTGGTCGAAATGATCCAGCGCAGAATCTTTGCGCGCCTGGCCGGAGATGTGGCGGACAAGCTGGTGCGGGTGGAGCCGCGCTTCTTCGACCGCTACCACGGGCCGGAGCTGGTGAATCGGTTCCTGGAAGTCGTCACCGTGCAGAAGTCGGGCGCGGCGCTGCTGCTGGACGGCCTGACGGTGGTGGTGCAGACGCTCATCGGTATGATTCTGCTGGCCGTCTACCATCCTTTTCTTCTGGCCTTCGATGTGCTGCTTTTGCTCAGCCTTCTCACAGTCCTGTTTCCGATGGGCGCCGGTGCGATCCCCACTGCCGTGAAAGAGTCGAAGGCGAAGTACGCGCTGCTGGCGTGGCTCGAGGAGCTGGCCCGCCACCAGATTGCGGTGAAATCGCGGGCCGGACTGGTGCTGGCGCTTGAGCGCACGAATGAGCTGGCCAAGGACTATCTGCACCACCGCGGCGCTCACTTCCGGATTCTGCTGCGCCAGATTGTCGGCACGTACGCCTTGCAGGCCTTCGCAAGCGCCACCCTGCTCGGCGTGGGTGGCTGGCTGGTCATCGACCGCCAGATGACGCTGGGCCAACTGGTGGCGGCGGAGCTCGTGGTTGCGCTCGTCACCAGCGGCATTACGAAATTTGGCAAGCATCTCGAGCAGTTCTACGATCTCATGGCCTCGCTCGACAAGCTCGGCTACCTCACCGATCTGCCTGCGGAGCGCGAAGGAGGCGAACCCCTCCCGCGCCGCAGCGGAGCCGCTGAGGTCCGGCTGGTCAACGCCACCATCCACGCGGGCGACTCGAGAGTTCTCGTCGAACGCGTGTCGCTGACGGCTGAATCCGGCGCCCGCATCGGACTGCTGGGCGCCACCGGCAGTGGCAAGAGCACGCTGCTCGACGTGCTCTACGGCTTGCGGACTCCCGCCGAAGGGCACGTCGAAATTGATGGCGCCGACTACCGCGAGCTGCGCCTCGACGACGTTCGCGATCAGATCGCGCTCGTGCGGGAGCCGCAGATCTTTGAGGGATCCGTGCTCGAAAACCTGCGTCTGGGGAAAGAAGAGCTGACCGCGGAGCGGGCCCGACAGGCGCTCGAGGAGGTGGGCCTGCTGAATCACGTGCTCGAGATGCCAGAGGGAATTCATTCCCGGCTGGCCACCGGCGGCGCGCCGCTTTCCGCCGGACAGGCCATCCAGCTGGAGCTCGCCCGGGCGCTCGCGCATGAGCCGCGCGTGCTCGTGCTGGATGAATGCCTGGACTGGCTGGAAGACCTGCCCGAACGTGAACGTCTGCTGAACCTGGTCTTCGGGCCGCGCGGCCGTTGGACGGTGATCGTGGCCAGCCATAACGCGGAGATCCTGGCCCGGTGTGACCGGGTCTATGAGATCCGCAACAGGAAAGTCGTGGAGGTGAGGCGATGA
- a CDS encoding UDP-N-acetyl-D-glucosamine dehydrogenase yields MAMSTQPRPALSPAGAALLEKIRSRSARVGVVGLGYVGLPLAVEFARAGFHVTGIDVSPQKVEQINSGSSYVQDVSSDAVRDLVSRGLLHATTDFTAVAELDTINIAVPTPLRKTKDPDMSYVVNAAQSIARHVHPGMLVILESTTYPGTTEELLLPMFEGAGLKAGQDFFLCFSPERVDPGNPKYQTKNIPKVVGGITPACTSIGAAFYGMALDTVVPVSNTVVAEMVKLLENTFRMINIGLVNELAIMCHRMNINVWEVIDAAATKPFGFMPFYPGPGLGGHCIPIDPFYLSWKSKQAGIEARFIELAGHINGDMPRWVVSRIQDALNDQCKPLRNSRIHILGAAYKRDIDDVRESPALDIIHLLHQRGATVAYTDPYVPVLRLDHLTLNSQPLDSLASCDCAVIVTDHRVFDYDAVVRLAPLILDTRNALKGRPEPHILRL; encoded by the coding sequence ATGGCCATGTCGACCCAGCCCCGGCCCGCCCTCTCCCCGGCGGGCGCCGCCCTGCTTGAAAAGATCCGCTCGCGCTCGGCCCGCGTCGGCGTCGTCGGCCTCGGCTACGTCGGCCTGCCGCTGGCGGTCGAGTTCGCCCGGGCCGGCTTCCACGTGACCGGCATCGACGTATCGCCCCAGAAGGTCGAGCAGATCAACTCGGGCTCGAGTTACGTTCAGGACGTCTCTTCCGACGCTGTCCGCGATCTCGTCTCCCGCGGCCTGCTCCACGCGACCACCGATTTCACCGCCGTGGCGGAGCTGGACACCATCAACATCGCCGTGCCCACGCCGCTGCGGAAGACCAAGGACCCGGACATGAGCTATGTGGTCAACGCCGCTCAGTCCATTGCCCGCCACGTCCATCCGGGCATGCTCGTAATTCTCGAGTCGACCACCTACCCGGGCACCACCGAAGAACTGCTGTTGCCGATGTTCGAGGGCGCAGGCCTCAAGGCGGGCCAGGATTTCTTCCTGTGCTTTTCCCCCGAGCGCGTCGATCCCGGCAACCCGAAATACCAGACGAAGAACATCCCCAAGGTTGTCGGCGGCATCACCCCTGCCTGCACCTCCATCGGTGCGGCGTTCTATGGCATGGCGCTCGACACCGTCGTCCCGGTCAGCAACACCGTCGTGGCCGAAATGGTCAAGCTGCTCGAAAATACGTTCCGCATGATCAACATCGGCCTGGTGAACGAGCTCGCCATCATGTGCCACCGCATGAACATCAACGTCTGGGAGGTCATCGACGCCGCCGCCACCAAGCCCTTCGGCTTCATGCCCTTCTATCCCGGCCCAGGCCTCGGCGGCCATTGCATTCCCATTGATCCCTTCTACCTCTCGTGGAAGTCGAAGCAGGCGGGCATTGAAGCACGCTTCATCGAGCTCGCCGGCCACATCAACGGCGATATGCCGCGCTGGGTCGTCTCCCGCATTCAGGATGCTCTCAACGACCAGTGCAAGCCGTTGCGCAACTCGCGCATCCACATCCTGGGCGCCGCTTACAAACGGGACATTGACGATGTCCGCGAGTCTCCGGCGCTCGACATCATTCACCTGCTTCATCAGCGCGGCGCCACGGTCGCCTACACCGACCCCTACGTGCCGGTGCTGCGCCTGGATCACCTCACCCTGAACTCGCAGCCGCTCGACTCGCTCGCATCATGCGACTGCGCCGTCATCGTCACTGACCACCGCGTGTTCGACTACGACGCCGTCGTCCGCCTCGCCCCGCTCATCCTCGACACGCGCAACGCGCTCAAGGGCCGGCCGGAACCGCACATCCTCCGCCTCTGA
- a CDS encoding RNA-binding protein — protein MSSTVFLGNLPPWVTADDIKAWLVAENLVADSVKVIRNPETQESKGFAFIEAPNEEEMMAIIKRFDRAPLEDRLLRANPAQPPRSKGARGGAGRAQSGQPAQSTQGAQERRQRGGKKHRKPSGPPSAFAEELAKAL, from the coding sequence ATGAGTTCAACCGTTTTCCTCGGTAATCTTCCGCCGTGGGTCACCGCCGATGACATCAAGGCGTGGCTCGTGGCGGAAAACCTGGTGGCCGATTCAGTCAAAGTCATCCGCAATCCCGAAACACAGGAATCGAAAGGTTTCGCCTTCATCGAAGCGCCCAACGAAGAAGAGATGATGGCGATCATCAAGCGCTTCGACCGCGCTCCGCTCGAAGACCGGCTGCTGCGGGCCAATCCCGCGCAACCGCCGCGGTCGAAAGGCGCGCGCGGCGGCGCGGGCCGCGCCCAGAGCGGCCAGCCGGCGCAGAGCACGCAGGGCGCTCAGGAGCGCCGGCAACGCGGCGGCAAGAAGCACCGCAAGCCGAGCGGCCCGCCCAGCGCTTTCGCTGAAGAGCTCGCCAAGGCCCTGTAG
- a CDS encoding class V aminotransferase, translating to MHVKKQRLLTPGPTPLLPRALHAMMASDIHHRTQDFIQLYPRVLSDLKEVYGTQNDVLITVSSGTGAMEAAVSNFFSDGDKVIVLSAGKFGERWVELARAFRLNAVVLTAEYGQAVAPERVAQALQENPDAKGVFLQASETSTGVAHDVRAIGELVKATPALCIVDAITGLGTMPLDIDGWGLDIVIGGSQKAFMIPPGLAFISVSPKAWAQNETARLPRLYFDLRREKKMADRGESAWTPNVSHILALAEALAYIKQIGMTKLVENAQLLARATRAAAVELGLELFAPDSPSSSVTAIKAPVGMDSGEIVKAFRNQFGSIIANGQGSMKGRIFRIAHLGYFDFADLFAVIAELELILHQKGIPVSFGRGVAAVQKVYLEAAGGKQS from the coding sequence ATGCATGTCAAGAAGCAGCGACTCCTGACGCCAGGGCCGACGCCTCTTCTGCCTCGCGCCCTGCACGCCATGATGGCGTCCGACATTCATCACCGGACGCAGGACTTCATCCAGTTGTATCCGCGCGTGCTCAGCGACCTGAAAGAGGTCTATGGCACGCAGAACGATGTTCTCATCACCGTCAGTTCCGGCACCGGCGCGATGGAAGCCGCGGTGTCCAACTTTTTCAGCGACGGCGACAAGGTGATTGTTCTTTCGGCCGGCAAGTTCGGCGAGCGCTGGGTGGAGCTGGCCCGGGCCTTCCGGCTGAACGCCGTCGTCCTCACCGCGGAATACGGGCAGGCGGTTGCGCCCGAGCGCGTCGCCCAGGCCCTCCAGGAAAACCCGGACGCGAAAGGCGTCTTTTTGCAGGCTTCGGAAACCTCCACGGGCGTGGCGCACGACGTGCGCGCCATCGGCGAACTGGTGAAGGCGACGCCGGCCCTGTGCATCGTGGACGCCATCACCGGTCTTGGCACGATGCCGCTCGACATTGACGGCTGGGGGCTGGATATCGTCATTGGCGGCTCGCAGAAGGCGTTCATGATCCCGCCCGGGCTGGCCTTCATCAGCGTGAGCCCGAAGGCCTGGGCGCAGAACGAAACGGCGCGGCTGCCGCGGCTTTACTTCGACCTGCGCCGCGAGAAGAAGATGGCCGACAGGGGCGAAAGCGCCTGGACGCCGAACGTCAGCCACATACTGGCGCTGGCCGAGGCGCTTGCCTACATCAAGCAGATCGGCATGACGAAGCTGGTGGAGAACGCGCAACTGCTGGCGCGTGCCACGCGGGCGGCGGCGGTCGAGCTCGGCCTCGAACTGTTCGCGCCGGATTCGCCATCGAGCTCGGTGACCGCCATCAAGGCGCCGGTCGGAATGGATTCGGGCGAGATCGTCAAGGCGTTCCGCAACCAGTTCGGCTCGATCATCGCCAACGGGCAGGGGTCGATGAAGGGCCGGATCTTCCGCATCGCGCATCTCGGCTACTTCGATTTCGCCGATCTGTTTGCAGTGATCGCCGAGCTGGAGCTGATCCTGCATCAGAAAGGGATCCCCGTCTCCTTCGGCCGCGGCGTGGCCGCGGTGCAGAAGGTGTATCTGGAGGCCGCAGGCGGGAAACAGTCATGA
- a CDS encoding aspartyl-tRNA amidotransferase subunit B: protein MALLDQVQKDMAAAMKARDEARLSALRMIKTALMKEKVDSMKELDEAAELKILNSLIKQRRDAAEMYRQGGRAELAEKEEAEIRLIESYMPAAATEDEMQAAVEAALAETGITSAKQMGQVMSAARAKLAGKRIDGKRLSELVRTRLA from the coding sequence ATGGCACTGCTCGATCAGGTGCAGAAGGACATGGCCGCCGCCATGAAGGCCCGCGACGAGGCCCGTCTGTCGGCGCTGCGGATGATCAAGACGGCGCTCATGAAGGAGAAGGTGGACTCGATGAAGGAGCTCGACGAGGCCGCCGAGTTGAAGATCCTGAACTCCCTCATCAAGCAGCGCCGCGACGCCGCCGAGATGTACCGCCAGGGCGGCCGGGCCGAGCTGGCCGAGAAAGAGGAAGCCGAGATCCGCCTGATTGAGTCCTACATGCCCGCCGCCGCCACCGAAGACGAGATGCAGGCAGCCGTCGAAGCGGCGCTGGCCGAGACCGGCATCACCAGCGCGAAGCAGATGGGCCAGGTGATGAGCGCCGCCCGAGCGAAGCTCGCCGGCAAACGAATCGACGGCAAACGGCTGAGCGAACTCGTGCGGACCCGGCTGGCCTGA
- a CDS encoding glycosyl transferase family 1 produces MSTPLEGAAEQDAPAAPPRRRPRLLIVAYAFPPAGGITVMRALSLAKYFPACGIDVHVLAARNPAVPVRDPGLLAHVPPSVSIHRAFTPELPFYLRKRLWERVAGGAPRSEADSAPAPPSRWKSALAEAARRVFCPDPQVVWAPFAVAAARRIIRRCQIDAVLVTAPPFSVFLIGNALKRAVPQLRLISDFRDEWLRFYLTDFEFLRSDAIRRRAEQIERETVRLSDLVVAVTASSLREIRSRYPAEPDSKFALVHNGYDPDALKPLFAGSEDAPRPKRDKVIITHIGTAYSTASPAFYFQALEGLPDAIRSRIETRFIGRISETEQRLLARRGESVRLLGFLPQAEALRHIADTDYLLLTMTNEFSLPGKLFEYLASGKPIIALSPRGGEVDRLIAETGAGWCVPHDDLQAVRRILEEAVRHALEGTVPFRTRRDVVARYERPRLVAEYARILRQRLFPEAPPADAID; encoded by the coding sequence ATGTCCACGCCCCTGGAGGGCGCCGCAGAGCAGGATGCGCCTGCCGCGCCGCCGCGGCGCCGCCCGCGGCTCCTCATCGTCGCTTACGCATTCCCGCCCGCCGGCGGAATCACCGTGATGCGGGCCCTCAGCCTGGCCAAGTACTTTCCCGCCTGCGGTATCGATGTCCATGTGCTCGCCGCCCGCAATCCGGCCGTGCCCGTGCGGGATCCGGGACTGCTGGCCCACGTGCCCCCCTCCGTCTCCATCCACCGGGCTTTCACCCCGGAGCTGCCCTTCTACCTGCGCAAGCGCCTTTGGGAGCGGGTCGCGGGCGGAGCACCCCGCTCAGAGGCTGACTCCGCCCCAGCGCCGCCGTCCCGTTGGAAATCCGCCCTCGCCGAAGCGGCGCGCCGCGTGTTCTGTCCTGACCCCCAGGTCGTCTGGGCGCCATTCGCCGTGGCCGCCGCCCGCCGCATCATCCGCCGCTGCCAGATCGACGCCGTTCTGGTCACGGCCCCCCCGTTCTCGGTCTTCCTCATCGGCAACGCGCTCAAGCGGGCCGTTCCGCAGCTCCGGCTGATCAGCGACTTCCGCGACGAGTGGCTCCGCTTCTATCTCACCGATTTCGAATTCCTCCGCAGCGACGCCATCCGCCGCCGCGCCGAACAGATCGAGCGCGAGACCGTTCGCCTCTCGGATCTCGTCGTTGCCGTCACCGCTTCCTCCCTGCGCGAGATCCGCTCCCGCTACCCCGCCGAGCCCGACTCCAAATTCGCGCTCGTCCACAATGGCTACGACCCCGATGCCCTGAAGCCCCTCTTCGCCGGAAGCGAAGACGCCCCACGGCCGAAGCGCGACAAGGTCATCATTACTCACATCGGCACCGCCTACAGCACCGCCTCTCCCGCCTTTTATTTCCAGGCGCTCGAAGGGCTCCCCGATGCCATCCGCTCCCGCATCGAGACCCGCTTTATCGGCCGCATCTCGGAGACCGAACAGCGCCTGCTGGCCCGGCGCGGCGAATCGGTCCGCCTGCTCGGCTTCCTTCCCCAGGCCGAGGCTCTCCGCCACATCGCCGACACGGACTATCTGTTGCTGACCATGACCAACGAATTCAGCCTGCCGGGGAAGCTGTTTGAGTATCTCGCCTCCGGCAAGCCCATCATCGCCCTGTCGCCCCGCGGCGGCGAAGTGGACCGGCTGATCGCCGAAACCGGTGCCGGGTGGTGTGTGCCTCACGACGATCTCCAGGCTGTCCGCCGGATCCTCGAGGAGGCGGTCCGTCACGCCCTGGAGGGCACTGTTCCCTTCCGCACCCGCCGGGATGTGGTTGCCCGATATGAGCGCCCCCGTCTGGTGGCCGAATACGCCCGGATCCTTCGCCAACGCCTCTTCCCGGAAGCGCCTCCTGCCGATGCAATAGACTGA